From one Nycticebus coucang isolate mNycCou1 chromosome 14, mNycCou1.pri, whole genome shotgun sequence genomic stretch:
- the KCNA4 gene encoding potassium voltage-gated channel subfamily A member 4: MEVAMVSAESSGCNSHMPYGYAAQARARERERLAHSRAAAAAAVAAATAAVEGSGGPGGGSHHHHQSRGACTSHDPQSSRGSRRRRRQRPEKKKAQHRQSSFPHCSDLMPSGSEEKILRDLSEEEEEEEEGDEEEEEEGRFYYSEDDPGDECSYTDLLPQEDAGGGGYSSVRYSDCCERVVINVSGLRFETQMKTLAQFPETLLGDPEKRTQYFDPLRNEYFFDRNRPSFDAILYYYQSGGRLKRPVNVPFDIFTEEVKFYQLGEEALLKFREDEGFVREEEDRALPENEFKKQIWLLFEYPESSSPARGIAIVSVLVILISIVIFCLETLPEFRDDRDLIMALSAGGHSGLLNDTSAPHPENSGHTIFNDPFFIVETVCIVWFSFEFVVRCFACPSQALFFKNIMNIIDIVSILPYFITLGTDLAQQQGGGSGQQQQAMSFAILRIIRLVRVFRIFKLSRHSKGLQILGHTLRASMRELGLLIFFLFIGVILFSSAVYFAEADEPTTHFQSIPDAFWWAVVTMTTVGYGDMKPITVGGKIVGSLCAIAGVLTIALPVPVIVSNFNYFYHRETENEEQTQLTQNAVSCPYLPSNLLKKFRSSTSSSLGDKSEYLEMEEGVKESLCAKGEKCQGKGEDSETDKNNCSNAKAVETDV, encoded by the coding sequence ATGGAGGTTGCGATGGTGAGTGCGGAGAGCTCAGGGTGCAACAGCCACATGCCTTACGGGTACGCGGCCCAGGCGCGGGCCCGGGAGCGGGAGAGGCTGGCTCACTCCCGGGCTGCTGCGGCCGCCGCTGTCGCCGCTGCCACGGCTGCTGTGGAAGGCAGTGGGGGGCCTGGGGGgggctcccaccaccaccaccagtccCGGGGGGCCTGCACTTCCCACGACCCTCAGAGCAGCCGGGGGAGTCGGAGGAGGCGGCGGCAGCGGCCAGAGAAGAAGAAAGCCCAGCACCGGCAGAGCAGCTTCCCCCACTGCTCGGACCTGATGCCCAGCGGCTCGGAGGAGAAGATCCTGAGGGATCTgagcgaggaggaggaggaggaagaggagggggatgaggaggaggaggaggaggggaggtttTACTACAGCGAGGATGACCCTGGCGATGAATGTTCCTACACCGACCTGCTGCCCCAGGAGGACGCGGGCGGCGGGGGCTACAGCTCTGTGCGCTACAGCGACTGCTGCGAGCGCGTGGTGATCAACGTGTCCGGCCTGCGCTTCGAGACCCAGATGAAAACCCTGGCCCAGTTTCCAGAGACTCTGCTGGGGGACCCTGAGAAGAGGACTCAGTACTTTGACCCTCTGCGCAACGAGTATTTCTTTGACAGGAATCGGCCCAGCTTTGATGCCATCTTGTACTATTACCAGTCGGGCGGCCGCCTGAAGAGGCCGGTGAACGTCCCCTTCGACATCTTCACTGAGGAGGTGAAGTTTTACCAGCTGGGGGAGGAGGCCCTGCTCAAGTTTCGGGAGGACGAGGGCTTCGTgagagaggaggaggacagggcCCTGCCGGAGAACGAGTTTAAAAAGCAGATTTGGCTCCTCTTTGAATATCCAGAGAGCTCCAGTCCAGCAAGGGGCATAGCCATCGTGTCCGTACTGGTCATCTTAATCTCTATTGTCATCTTTTGCCTGGAAACCTTGCCCGAGTTCAGGGACGATAGGGATCTCATCATGGCACTGAGCGCTGGTGGGCACAGTGGGTTGTTGAACGACACCTCGGCCCCCCACCCGGAGAACTCAGGGCACACGATTTTCAATGACCCTTTCTTCATCGTGGAGACGGTCTGTATCGTGTGGTTTTCCTTTGAGTTTGTGGTTCGCTGCTTTGCGTGTCCCAGCCAAGCACTCTTCTTCAAAAACATCATGAACATCATTGACATTGTCTCCATTTTGCCTTACTTCATCACGCTGGGCACCGACCTGGCCCAGCAGCAGGGGGGCGGCAGCGGTCAGCAGCAGCAGGCCATGTCCTTCGCCATCCTCAGGATCATCCGACTGGTCCGAGTGTTCCGGATCTTCAAACTCTCGAGGCACTCCAAGGGCCTGCAGATCCTGGGCCACACCCTCCGAGCCAGCATGCGGGAGCTGGGCctcctcatcttcttcctcttcattgGGGTCATCCTCTTTTCCAGCGCCGTGTATTTTGCAGAGGCCGATGAACCCACGACCCATTTCCAAAGCATCCCAGATGCATTCTGGTGGGCTGTGGTGACTATGACAACTGTGGGCTATGGGGACATGAAGCCCATCACTGTGGGGGGCAAGATTGTGGGGTCCCTGTGTGCCATTGCTGGTGTCTTAACCATTGCTTTGCCAGTGCCAGTGATTGTCTCTAACTTTAACTATTTCTACCACAGAGAGACTGAAAATGAGGAACAGACACAGCTGACGCAGAACGCAGTCAGCTGCCCGTACCTCCCTTCTAATTTGCTCAAGAAATTTCGGAGCTCTACTTCTTCTTCCCTGGGGGACAAGTCAGAGTATCTAGAGATGGAAGAAGGAGTGAAGGAATCTCTGTGTGCAAAGGGAGAGAAGTgtcagggaaagggagaggacagTGAGACAGACAAAAACAACTGCTCTAACGCAAAGGCTGTGGAGACCGATGTGTGA